A segment of the Methanomassiliicoccaceae archaeon DOK genome:
CCACCACGGCGATGGACCCCTTCGACAGGAACCTGGTCAGAGCGGCCTACGCAATGGCGGACGAGGTGGACCTGTGGTCCCCGGAGTCCCTCGAGCAGGTCCACGGCGTCATGTATCCCGAAGGACCCGGGATGCGGGAGGGCGCCGCCGACGAGCTGAAGAGCCTCTTCGACAGATGCTTCATGTCGAACCTCCCGATGTCCATGCTGGCAGCGATCTCCCACAACGGGATTCTGCGCATCCGTCCCTTCGACGAGGGAAACGGGATCCTGGCCAGGATGTGGTACTCGGAGCTCCTGGGCAGGTCGTTCAAGACGTTCCAGTACATCTCCCCGGAGGCGGAGTTCCTCCGCACAAGGGACGAGTACGAGGCACTCATAAGCAATCCGGAAGACCTGAAGGGCTTCGTGGACTACAGCCTCGACTGCGACAGGGAGGCCCTGTCAAGGCTGTTCGGGTCCATGTGGTGACAGGTATCGGACGGACCGTCCTCTTCTTTCTCTATTTAAAATCAGAGGGGATGAATGCTTTTATATTACCTCTTTATTCGCTGTTCCCAGAGGAATAAAAATGGCACGCTTCAAAGAGGCCGAGGCAAGGCTCCTTGACAAGACCGTTTGCATGACCTGCTACGCCACCAACCCCAAGAAGGCTGACAAGTGCAGGAAGTGCGGGTCCCGCGACCTTAGGCCCAAGGCCAAAGAGAGCAGGAAGCAGTGATTCCCACTGCTCCACATTGATTTTTACGGCCGGCCATCGGCCGGTTCTCATTCGGACCAGCTCCGGCTATGGCCGGAGCACCGGTCCATTGTCAGCAATCCCGTGACCGATAGGTTATAACGTTCCAGAATGATGACCCAGCGGAGCTGAGCGGATGAAGATTCTGATCGTCGACGACAACGTGGCAGTCCAGGAGATCATCAGGGACATCCTAGCAGAGAGGAGCCACAACGTGCGTCTGGCGAGCACAGTGGACGAGGCCGTCGAGAAGATAAAGACCTTCGAGCCGGACGTCGTCATGCTCGACTCATGGGTCGGGGACGAGGACGGGATGCACGTCATATCCCGCACGAAGGAGGAGATGCCGAACTTCGACCTGAAGGTCATCCTCATAAAATCGTCCGGAGAGCTCGCTCCCACGGACAACCCGAACATCAAGGGCTGGGTGGACAAGCCGTTCAAGTCCTCCGACATCATCGACGCGATCGAGGACCTGAAGCTCGCCGAGGCCGAGGCCGTGCAGGCCGAGGAGAAGAAGAAGTCCAAGCGCAAGACCAGGCAGAAGGAGTCCGGAGGCTTCTTCTCCAGGAAGAAGAAGGCCGCTCCGGAGCCGGTCCAGGACCTGTCGGAGAGCGGCGTGGTGTTCGGACTCTCCTACGTGATGTTCGAGCCCGAGCCCGAACTGGTGTACGAGTTCGTGTCTCTGTTCGATCCCTCAAAGTACAGCATGATGGTCATCACCTCGGACAGGGCGAAGGCCATCAAGGAGAGGTTCAGCTACGAGGACATGGACGTCCTGCCCCTGACCTCCAGCGGAAGGGCGGGGACCATGGAGATCCAGGCGCTCGGGTCCATGATGGTTCGCATCTCACAGTTCATCGAGGAAAAGGAGAGGCCGGTGGTGGTCTTCGACACGTTCGGGGACATCATAGAGGCCAACGGGATGAACCCGTCCCTGCTCATGCTTCAGCAGCTCATGGCGGGGATGACCAAGACCTGCACGTTCGCGGTCTCGGTCGACGGGACGCCGCTCACCGACAAGGACCGCGGCATTCTGCTGCACAACATGCAAATCTACGACAAGGAGAGTATCTGATGCAGATCGAGAAGGTTTGGGCAAGGGAGGTGCTCGACTCCAGGGGGAACCCCACCGTCGAGGCCGAGATCACGGTCAAAGGTCACAGGATTACGGCCATCGCGCCGTCCGGAGCGTCCACCGGCACATGGGAGGCCCACGAGCTGAGGGACGGCGGGGACAGGTACGGCGGGAAGGGCGTCCTCAAAGCCGTGGAGAACGTCCGCACGGAGATCGCCAAGAAGATCACCGGTATGGACCCCACGGACCAGAAGGGGATCGACTACGCCATGATCGAGCTCGACGGAACCGACAACAAGACCAGGCTCGGCGGTAACGCCACTGTGGCCGTCTCCCTGGCCGTGGCAAGGGCCGGAGCCCTCGCAGAGGGTGTCCCCGTCTACGAGCACATAGGAAACGACCACGTCACGCTGCCCGTGCCCATGCTGAACATCATCAACGGCGGAAAGCACGCGGGAGGGAACCTGAGGATACAGGAGTGCATGATCATCCCCGCCGGAGCCAAGACGTTCTCAGACTGCCTCAGGATGTCCTCCGAGGTCTATATGCACCTCAAGTCCATCCTGAAGTCCAAGTACGGTGTCGGCGCCATCAACATCGGTGACGAGGGCGGATTCGCACCTCCGCTGGACACCGTGGACGAGGCGCTCTCCACCATCGTGTCCGCCATCTCCGATGCCGGGTACGTCCCCGGCAAGGATGTGTACCTCGCGATCGACGCCGCATCGTCCGAGTTCTACAGCGACGGCGTCTACGACGTCGACGACATGAAGCTGACCGCCGGCGAGCTCGCCGACCACTATGTCGAGCTCACGAAGGCGCACCCCCTCATCAGCATCGAGGACCCGTTCTTCGAGGACGACTTCGCGGCAACCGCCGAACTGACCAAGAAGGTCGGCGGTCACGTGCAGATCGTCGGAGACGACCTCTTCGTCACCAACAGCAAGCGTCTCAGGCGCGGAATCGACGAGGGTGCCGCGAACGCCCTGCTCCTGAAGGTCAACCAGATCGGAACCATCACCGAGGCTGGAGAGGCCGCGCAGATGAGCTTCGACAACGGCTACAACGTTGTGGTGTCCCACAGGTCCGGGGAGTCCGAGGACACGACCATCGCAGACCTGTCCGTCGGCTGGGGATCCGGGGAGATCAAGACCGGGGCCCCCGCACGCGGCGAGAGGACGGCCAAGTACAACCGCCTGCTGAGGATCGAAGAGGACCTCGGTTCCAAGGCGAGATTCCCTGGCGTGTCCAAGTTCAGGCTCTGATTCCAATTAACGGGCCTTCGGGCCCATTTCCTTAATTTTCCACGGTTTCGTGCAGAATCTCATGTTTTTCCGACTTTCAATCCCTGTGAACACTCGAAAATAATATTATTTAAAGTTAACGTATCGGAAAATCCTTGGAATCTGGAATTCAACGCTGTTAGGCATGGTTATTTTTTCCCCCTTCCGGACCTCGGTGACAAGGCTTATATTGGGAATGGGGCATAGGGCTTAGTGCACCTCTACGGAGTCTATGGATGGGATTGGAGACTTCGGAAAGACGTGTGATCTCGGGGGAGAGAATTGATCGAGGAATACGATTGCTACAGCGGTAGCTACGCATCAAGCAACAAGAATCTGCGTACGCTGGACAGAATCTGCGGTAACGCGGCCATGAGTGTCTACTGTGAGTGCGGACGCATCGTCATCCTGGACCGTGCCGAGATGAAGCTCAGGCTCAGCCTGGGGAAGGAACTCGAGTGCATGTCTTGCAGAAACGCAAGGATATCGCGCGAGATCGACGCCCTGAACGATCACTTCAACGGAATCGAGGAAGCCGACTGCGAGCTCCTCTGATTCACTCTCTTTTATATCTGTTCTAAGAAAGTTAAAGGGTAACACGAATCAATTTTTCGTGTTACCATAAAAACCAGTTTTAAAGACCGCCGTGTCTGGCTCATTCGGAAGGTGCCGCCGCCTTCTCGGCATCGGTCTTCTCGGTCTTCTTGGATCTCGAGGACTTCTTCCTTCCGGGGCAGTCCGGGTTGATGCACTCCTCGGTGTTCCCGAGGTTGATCATAGGCGCCTTGCAGATGGTGCACTGCCTTCCGGCGTACGATATGCTCCCTCTGGGTCTGAGCGGGTACGTCTGCGTGCATGCGGGCCATTCGGAGCATCCTGCGAACCTCTTCCCGGCCTTGGAGTACATTATCCTGAGCCTGCCCTTCTCGCAGGTGGGGCAGGGGCCGAGGTCGTTCTTCTCGGTGTTGCTGGGACACTTGGGGTCGATGCACTGCAGGGACGGAGGGTTCCCCTTCCTGATGATCCTTAGCTGCGGGAGGCCGCACACGGGGCAAGTGGTCTCCACCGTCTGTATGAGCGCCCCTCTGGGCACTGGGTACGCGCGCTTGCAGTCCGGGTACCCGTCGCATCCGATGAAGTTGCCGTTCTTGGACCTCTTGATGGTCATGTTGTTCCCGCAGGACGGGCATATGCCTATGTGCTGCTGTGAACGGAGGGCGGCCTTGATCTCCGACCCTATCTCCTCGGAATCGTCAGAGATCTTCTGGGCGACGTCGTGGAGCATGTCCTGGGACTCGGTTACGACCGAGTCCAGCGTGCGCTCGCCGTCCATTATCTTCAGCATGTCGGATTCGAGCTTCGCCGTCATGTCGGGCTCGGTGATGCCCCCTCCGTGGTTCTCCAGAGCCTTCGTCAGCGCTATGCCGCTGGGAGTGGGGATCATGTAGTTGCCCTGGACGTAGTTCCTGGAGTACAGCTTGCCGATGATGTCGTGCCTGGTGGACTTGGTCCCCAGCTGCAGCCTGTCCATCTCCTGGATGAGCGAACCCTGGTTATACCTGTAGGGGGGCTTGGTCTCGGACTCGACGATGCCCATGGACCTTATGTCGACGGTGTCGCCGACCTTCAGTGCGGGTAGTTTGCTGTCGTTGGACTTGATGTACTTGCCGTAGTACTTCTTCCAGCCCTTCTTCTTCAGGACGTAGCCCTCGGCGTTGAAGTCCTCCCCTCCGACATCGATGACGCAGTGGGTGACCTCGGATTCGGCGTTGGGGGCGACGGTCGCCAAGAACCTCCTGACTATGAGCTCGTAGAGCTTCCACTTGTCCCCCTTCATCTTGTCCGCCGAGGCGCCGGCAGTGGGGTAGATCGGAGGGTGGTCCGTGGTCCTCCTCTTGCCCTTGGAGGGGATGATCTTCTCCTGTGCCAGGATCTCCTCCGCCTCGGACTTGAATTCTCCGTCCTTGAGCTTCTCGAGCACCGACCTGAGGTTGAGCGTCTTGGGGTACTCGGTGTTCTCGGTACGCGGATATGAGATGTAACCTCCTGTGTACAGGTCCTCCGCCAGCTTCATGGCGGTGGTCGGCGGGATGCCGATCTTGTTGGCCTCCACCTGCATCTGGGTCGTGTCGAAGGGTGCCGGCCTGTACTCCTCCTTGGGAGTGACCTCGAAGGATTTCACGGTGCCCTCCTTGTAATCAGCCACGACCGCCAGTATCGCCTCGGCCTCGTCCTTGTCCCAGAACGGGTTGGAGGCGTGGGACCCTTTGAATGCGAGTATGCCGAACTTCCCCACAAGCTCCCAGTACGGTTTGGGCACGAAGCTCTCGATCTCCTCGTGCCTGTCCACCAGCAGCTTGAGAGTGGGGCTCTGGACCCTCCCCACGGACATGAAGTTCTTCCCGACCTGACCCGAGGAGAGCGAGATCAGCCTCGTGAGGACGGCGCCCCATGCGAGGTCGATGATCTGCCTGGCCTCAGCGGCGTCGGCAAGCTTCTTGTCGGGGTCGGTCAGGTTGCTGAACGCGTTCTCGACCTCGCCCTTGGTCAGGGCGCTGAACTTGGCCCTGCGGACGATGCCCATGTCGGCGCCCGCCTCGCGGACGGTCTCCATTCCGATGAGCTCTCCCTCCCTGTCGTAGTCGGTGGCGATGATGATCTCGTCAGCCTTCGTCGCGAGGTCCTTGATCATGTTGAGGATGGACTTCACCCTCACGGTCTTGACCTGGGGGGCGTACACCAGATCCACGGGGGATGTGCTGCTCCAGTCGTTGTACTCCTTCGGGTAGTCCAGTTCGATGATGTGTCCCCTGAGGCTCACGACGTCGTAGTCGTCACCTCCGGACTCGAATGATATCACCGTCACACCGCCTGATGTGGAGGAATGGGACTTTCCGTCCGACAGAATGGTGGAGATCCTCCTAGCGGCGTTGGCCTTCTCGGTGATAATCAGCTTTCTCATCGAACGTCTGGACGTCCTCGGACTTATTTAATTATAATTGATAGGGGACAGCGGTCCGCCCCTTGTCGTTTTGAGGCGGAGGTCGCCGGTCGGGACCGAGAAACCGACCGGCAGGAGAAGAGTAAATGTCAGTTACTTTCCCAGAGGACGTTTAACGTCCGCATCTCGATTTCGTTCGAAACGGAGAGTCTCGTCCACTTGTGGGTGGGTGTACCCTGGCAACAACGCCCCTGTTCAAGTCTCCCCATGTTCGGTTCGGGTGCGTATATGACATCGACGAGGTTTTATTTATAATATTGTTTTGACAATCAATAGCTATAATACAGATTCAATTTCCGAATGGGAAAGCAGACCTACAATCATCTCGTGTATCGGTACCTTTCATCCACATTTTCGGAGGCAGGATGGTTTATCTTGGGTATTCTGGGAATCAACGTGACCGCACGGTGCCTCCTTTAAGAAGCATAGCGGAGAAGTGGGATGGCCGGCCGGGCAACGAGATCCCGACCGGCAGGAGAAGAGTAAATGAATCTTACTTTCCTCCGGAGGACGTTTAACGTCCGGATCTCGGTCACAATCCTCGGGATTGAGATCGAGATCTCCGTCCAGTGATGGACGGACAAACCCTGGCCGCAAGGCCCCGGGCCTGTATGGAGCAGGCTCGGTTCGGGTATGTATGTTGGAACGTCGAGGAAGTATTTAAAGAATCGTTTCGACATTCGATAGCGTTAGTGCAATCTATATTGCCATATTCAAAGCAGGAACCATCCTTCTCGATTTTAGCAACAGGCATAATCTCGGTGTTATGCGACGCCTAGGGTCTAAGACGATATTGGAATATACATCCAATACATACATGCCCGCATGGAGCTTGCCGCGGAGCGTCATGATGTCGTATGTCCTATGAACGAGTCCGATGTCATGGAGTATATTCTGTAGAAGGAAGGCGTCCTGCGCGTGGAGCCGCTGGATCGGCGGACCGTGGGACGTCTGGTCGAGGCAGAGGAGTCCATCACACGGGTCTCTGGGGGGATGAGGCTGGAGAACAGGGGCATGACGGACTGTGCCGGGATGGAACGGAACTTCGTGATGTTCTGCGACGCATCGTTCCCCAGGCCGGACGAGGTGACGATGGAGATGGTGGACGATAGGGGCGTCGTGATCGGTCATGACGTGCCGCCGTGCATGAGGCAGGATTTCGCCGCTCGCGACGACATCATCTGGATGGCTGACGGGTTCGTGTTGTATCCGAGGCGTGTGGGCGAACACGACGTCCGGATGGTCATGCTCTCCAGCCGCTTCGATGTCCCGGAGCCTCTGGTCTCGAGGATCTTCTATCCGTCGCTGACCACCGCCCGCATGCTGAATGGGATGTTCGGCGTCGAGTGCGAGGGGCTGGCCTCCGTGGTGATCGGTGTGAACGGTCTTGATGCGGTTCAGTTCCTGTGACCGATGTGGTGGAGGTTCCCTGACGAGGGGGCGGCCATAGTCAGCCTTCCCCTGAGGACGCCCTTGACGGACGTGATCTCGTTGGCGAACTTCTTGAGGTCCCCGAGTCTGCCCTCGCAGATCAGGATCTCCATGCATTTGTCGTGGTCCAGATGGATGTGGACGGACGTGTTGACCAGTGACTGGTGGTCGTGCTGCATGTCCGTAAGCTTGTCCCCGACGGAGCTCATGGTGTGGTCGTAGACCATGACCACGGTGCCGACCATCCATTCGTCCTCGTTCTTCCACTCGTTCTCGGCCAGGGAGTCGCGCACGAGGTCGCGTATCGCCTCGGATCTGCTTACATAGCCCTTCTTGGAAATCGATTCGTCGAATGCCTTCAGGAGCTCCGGTTCCAGGGATACTCCTATGCGTGTCACTCCGTCCATGCCGATGTAACCTCCGAGGCGGTATTAACACTTTACACACGCGACGTGCGCGTTGAGCGCGCACGACGGCATCGATGCACGCGTCCGGACCTGAATGGCGACACCGGGATGCGATGTGTTCCATGTCGTCTGCGACGCTCTGTCTGGCCAGATTAACATTTTAAAATCAAGCATCGATACCGGCTCTATGTCGGCCGATATCGAGAATCTCGAGCGCGCAATCGTATCCGCTATCAGGAACGGGGTGGAGGACCAGGACGTCGCCGTGGCGTTCTCCGGCGGTCTCGACTCCGGACTCGTCGCAGCTGTCGCGAAGGACTACGCCAGGTCAGTCACGCTCTACACCTCCGGAAAGGACCAGTCATACGACGTCGTCATGGCACAGGACATGTCCGAGAGGCTCGGACTCCCGTGGCTACACATCCCGATCACAAAGGACAACATCGAGCAGAGGCTCAGGGAGATGATCTCGATCACCAGGACGTCCAGTCCCCTCACGCTCTCGTTCGAGCTCCCGCTGTTCTTCGTCTGCAAGACCGTCCATGAGAAGTACATCCTGGGCGGGCAGGGCTCCGACGAGCTGTTCTACGGCTACAACAAGTACGTGGGCCTGCCCGACGACGAGCTCGTCAGGACGAGGAAGACCGACCTGGGCAAGCTCATATCCCAGACGATCCCCCACGAGACCATCGTCGCCGACCACTTCGGCAAGAAGATCCTGTACCCCTACATGGACCCCATCGTGACCATGCAGGTAAACGCCATGGACCTCAAGGACCTCAAGCCCATGGACGCCGACTCCAGGAAGCTGGTCCTCAGGCAGGTCGCCAGGAACCTCGGGTACCCGTTCATAGCTGAGAAGAGGAAGAAGGCGGCCCAGTACGGGTCCGGGACGATGGACCTTGTCAGGGAGGTCGCCAAGGACAAGGGCATGACCTACCCGGAGCTCGTGGATTCGATTTACAAGGAACTCTTCGAGTGAACGCACTCCATCAGGAGACGGGCGGGGTCCAGGTCCGTAAGCGAGTACAGCATCCTGGTCCCCACCACGTCCTCCACCTCGTTCAGGTAGACGCGACCGTCCCCGAACGTGAAATCCACCCCGACGAACGTCGGGGCGAGCCTTTCCACAACCTCCTCTATGATCCCGACGCATTCCTCCGGGGGATCGCACAGCTCCGCCCGTCCTCCGAGGCTGAAGTTCGCACGGAAGTCCGTGTCCGACGAGCGCATCACGCATGCCAGTATCCTCCCGTCGAGGACGTATGCGCGCATGTCCCTCCCGAGCACTCCGGCGACCTCCTGGACGAGGGCGTCGTCCATCCCTGCGCAGGCCGTCGCGAGCTCCTCCGAATCGTGGGCCATTCTGACCTGTCCCCCTCCGTGTCCCGAGCGGGACTTCACCACCCACGGGGGTCCCGGCGGGAGGCCCTCGCCGGGGAGGGAGCACTCCAGATGGGGTACTCCCAGCGAGTCGGCCATCCTGTAGGTCTCAAGCTTGTCGTTGCAGACCCTGCACACCTCGGAGCCGTTGAAGACGAGGGCCCCCTCCGACTCCAGCGAACGGGAGACTCCCCAGTCCCTCTGGCGGGAGACCACGACGTCGGGCGTCATGTCCGGCATGGCGTCCGTGGTGACAACCGACGTCTCCATCCCGAGGGACTCGCCGCAGGCGCGGAGCCTTCCGGCGAAGAACCCGTTCTTGGACAGGTCGTCCCTCTCGTACAGTATCCAGCACCTCAACGGATCACCAGATCATCTTCTCTATGTGGCCCAGGATGTCGTATGAGACGTCCCTGCCGGTGCACTCGTACAGGTTCCTGATGTGGGCGTTGGAGTTCACCTCGCACACCTTGGGCCCCTCGCCGGTGCGTATGATGTCGACCCCGCAGAAGTCCGCGCCGACGGCGTCCGCGGCGGCCACCGCCAGGTCGCTCTCCTGTCTGGTGGGCCTGTAGGGGATCATCCTCCCGCCGATGCTGCAGTTGGACCTGAAGTCACCCGGAGGTCCGTGTCTGAGGACCGATGCCACGACCTCGCCGCCCACGACCTCCAGGCGGATGTCGGTGGACGAGCATTCGATGTACCTCTGGAGAATCCTCGGGATGTACGGCCCCTTGAAGATGTCCCTGAGGGATTCGACGTCCCTCACCAGGCGGACCTGCATGCCGAGCGAGCCATAGCAGTCCTTCACCACCATCGGGAAACCGAGTCTGTACACAGCCTCGTCGAGGAAGTCCAGGTCGGGGTACTCCCCGAAACACATCGGACAGACCAGGGTCTCGATCGACGGTATCATGTGGTCGGCGAGGACTATGTGCGTCATCGCCTTGTCGTCGCACACCTCGATGCAGCGCGGGGCGTTGAACACCTGGTAGCCGCAGACCTGCAGGTTGCGGGCGAGGCGGACGTCCTTGTCCCAGAAGATCACGAAGTCGCCGTACTCGCCCAGGATGTCCTCGAACTCCGAGGAGGCGCCGATGGCGCACGGGAGGTCCGCGTTGGTGATGCACCTCAGGCCGATCCCCATCTCCTTCGCCGCCGCGCTGAGCATCTGCGCCGGCTCGGCGAACTTTGGGTCGCGGAGGTAGGCGTTGGACACGAAGACGCCGTTCATGCCTGTCCAATCGCCGATACATTTTAAAGAGTGTCGCATATGGGCCCGGACGGAGATCATTTTGGACCCAGACGGGAACATGGAATGGTTCGACGGACTCACCAGAAGGGGGGTCAAGCCGGGCCTGGACAACACTGAGGAGCTTCTGAGACGCATCGGCGATCCCCGCGAGGGCATGAGGTACATCCATGTGGCGGGGACCGACGGCAAGGGGTCCGTCTGCGCGATGGTGGAGTCGGTGCTGAAGGCGTCGGGTTTCCGCGTCGGTGCATTCACGTCCCCCTTCATCATGAGGGTGAACGAGTGCATCCGCATCGACGGGGAGGAGATCCCCGACGCGGACCTGGACCAGCTCATAGGGATGGTCAGGCCCCACGCGGAGGCCATGGCGGCGGAGGGCAGGGAGTGCACCAACTTCGAGGTCCTCACCGTCCTTGCCCTGAAGTACTTCTCTCTGGTGTCCGCGGACATCGTCGTCGTCGAGGTCGGCATGGGCGGCAGGCTAGACAGCACCAACGTCATCGTACCCGAGGTGTCCGTGATCAACAACATAGGCATGGAGCACACCGAGTTCCTGGGCGACAGCATACAGAAGATCGCCCTGGAGAAGGCCGGGATCATGAAGCCCGGAGTGCCCTGCGTCACGATGAACCCCGACGAGGTTTACCGCACGCTGGAGGGTCATGCCGCCGAGGTCGGATGCCCTCTGAGGCGCGTCATGCAGGAGGACGTCGAGGTCATGGCGAGCTGGCCCGACTGCGTGGACATGGTGTACAAGGGCGAGAGCTACACCGTGGCCCTGCCGGGAAGGCACCAGGCGAGGAACGCCTCCCTGGCCATAGAGGCGGTCATGGCCCTGCCGGAGTACGAGGACAGGATATCCGAGCATCTGTCCGAGGGTCTGGAGACGGTGTCGTGGCCGTGCAGGATGCAGAAGCTCCTGGCGGAGCCGATCATACTGGACGTGACCCACACCATGAACGGGGCCAGATGCCTCCATTCGGACGTCTCGGAGATCTACGGCAAGGTGGTCCTGGTCCTGGCCATGCTCAGCGACAAGGACATCGAGGGGGTCTCGATGGAGCTGGCCCCGATCGCCGAGAAGGTCTACGTCGCAGCCCCAAGGTCGCCCAGGGCGGCGTCCCCGGAAAGGGTCGCGGACATAATGTCCGGTTACCACGAGGTCGACGGTGTGTTCCCCACGGTGGACGACGCACTGGATGCGGCGCTCGAGGAGAGGGACGACATG
Coding sequences within it:
- a CDS encoding 50S ribosomal protein L40e, producing the protein MARFKEAEARLLDKTVCMTCYATNPKKADKCRKCGSRDLRPKAKESRKQ
- a CDS encoding response regulator, producing the protein MKILIVDDNVAVQEIIRDILAERSHNVRLASTVDEAVEKIKTFEPDVVMLDSWVGDEDGMHVISRTKEEMPNFDLKVILIKSSGELAPTDNPNIKGWVDKPFKSSDIIDAIEDLKLAEAEAVQAEEKKKSKRKTRQKESGGFFSRKKKAAPEPVQDLSESGVVFGLSYVMFEPEPELVYEFVSLFDPSKYSMMVITSDRAKAIKERFSYEDMDVLPLTSSGRAGTMEIQALGSMMVRISQFIEEKERPVVVFDTFGDIIEANGMNPSLLMLQQLMAGMTKTCTFAVSVDGTPLTDKDRGILLHNMQIYDKESI
- a CDS encoding phosphopyruvate hydratase; translation: MQIEKVWAREVLDSRGNPTVEAEITVKGHRITAIAPSGASTGTWEAHELRDGGDRYGGKGVLKAVENVRTEIAKKITGMDPTDQKGIDYAMIELDGTDNKTRLGGNATVAVSLAVARAGALAEGVPVYEHIGNDHVTLPVPMLNIINGGKHAGGNLRIQECMIIPAGAKTFSDCLRMSSEVYMHLKSILKSKYGVGAINIGDEGGFAPPLDTVDEALSTIVSAISDAGYVPGKDVYLAIDAASSEFYSDGVYDVDDMKLTAGELADHYVELTKAHPLISIEDPFFEDDFAATAELTKKVGGHVQIVGDDLFVTNSKRLRRGIDEGAANALLLKVNQIGTITEAGEAAQMSFDNGYNVVVSHRSGESEDTTIADLSVGWGSGEIKTGAPARGERTAKYNRLLRIEEDLGSKARFPGVSKFRL
- a CDS encoding DNA topoisomerase I — encoded protein: MRKLIITEKANAARRISTILSDGKSHSSTSGGVTVISFESGGDDYDVVSLRGHIIELDYPKEYNDWSSTSPVDLVYAPQVKTVRVKSILNMIKDLATKADEIIIATDYDREGELIGMETVREAGADMGIVRRAKFSALTKGEVENAFSNLTDPDKKLADAAEARQIIDLAWGAVLTRLISLSSGQVGKNFMSVGRVQSPTLKLLVDRHEEIESFVPKPYWELVGKFGILAFKGSHASNPFWDKDEAEAILAVVADYKEGTVKSFEVTPKEEYRPAPFDTTQMQVEANKIGIPPTTAMKLAEDLYTGGYISYPRTENTEYPKTLNLRSVLEKLKDGEFKSEAEEILAQEKIIPSKGKRRTTDHPPIYPTAGASADKMKGDKWKLYELIVRRFLATVAPNAESEVTHCVIDVGGEDFNAEGYVLKKKGWKKYYGKYIKSNDSKLPALKVGDTVDIRSMGIVESETKPPYRYNQGSLIQEMDRLQLGTKSTRHDIIGKLYSRNYVQGNYMIPTPSGIALTKALENHGGGITEPDMTAKLESDMLKIMDGERTLDSVVTESQDMLHDVAQKISDDSEEIGSEIKAALRSQQHIGICPSCGNNMTIKRSKNGNFIGCDGYPDCKRAYPVPRGALIQTVETTCPVCGLPQLRIIRKGNPPSLQCIDPKCPSNTEKNDLGPCPTCEKGRLRIMYSKAGKRFAGCSEWPACTQTYPLRPRGSISYAGRQCTICKAPMINLGNTEECINPDCPGRKKSSRSKKTEKTDAEKAAAPSE
- the nikR gene encoding nickel-responsive transcriptional regulator NikR, producing the protein MDGVTRIGVSLEPELLKAFDESISKKGYVSRSEAIRDLVRDSLAENEWKNEDEWMVGTVVMVYDHTMSSVGDKLTDMQHDHQSLVNTSVHIHLDHDKCMEILICEGRLGDLKKFANEITSVKGVLRGRLTMAAPSSGNLHHIGHRN
- a CDS encoding asparagine synthase — its product is MSADIENLERAIVSAIRNGVEDQDVAVAFSGGLDSGLVAAVAKDYARSVTLYTSGKDQSYDVVMAQDMSERLGLPWLHIPITKDNIEQRLREMISITRTSSPLTLSFELPLFFVCKTVHEKYILGGQGSDELFYGYNKYVGLPDDELVRTRKTDLGKLISQTIPHETIVADHFGKKILYPYMDPIVTMQVNAMDLKDLKPMDADSRKLVLRQVARNLGYPFIAEKRKKAAQYGSGTMDLVREVAKDKGMTYPELVDSIYKELFE
- a CDS encoding ATP-grasp domain-containing protein; translated protein: MRCWILYERDDLSKNGFFAGRLRACGESLGMETSVVTTDAMPDMTPDVVVSRQRDWGVSRSLESEGALVFNGSEVCRVCNDKLETYRMADSLGVPHLECSLPGEGLPPGPPWVVKSRSGHGGGQVRMAHDSEELATACAGMDDALVQEVAGVLGRDMRAYVLDGRILACVMRSSDTDFRANFSLGGRAELCDPPEECVGIIEEVVERLAPTFVGVDFTFGDGRVYLNEVEDVVGTRMLYSLTDLDPARLLMECVHSKSSL
- a CDS encoding RimK family alpha-L-glutamate ligase, with the translated sequence MNGVFVSNAYLRDPKFAEPAQMLSAAAKEMGIGLRCITNADLPCAIGASSEFEDILGEYGDFVIFWDKDVRLARNLQVCGYQVFNAPRCIEVCDDKAMTHIVLADHMIPSIETLVCPMCFGEYPDLDFLDEAVYRLGFPMVVKDCYGSLGMQVRLVRDVESLRDIFKGPYIPRILQRYIECSSTDIRLEVVGGEVVASVLRHGPPGDFRSNCSIGGRMIPYRPTRQESDLAVAAADAVGADFCGVDIIRTGEGPKVCEVNSNAHIRNLYECTGRDVSYDILGHIEKMIW
- a CDS encoding bifunctional folylpolyglutamate synthase/dihydrofolate synthase; this encodes MEWFDGLTRRGVKPGLDNTEELLRRIGDPREGMRYIHVAGTDGKGSVCAMVESVLKASGFRVGAFTSPFIMRVNECIRIDGEEIPDADLDQLIGMVRPHAEAMAAEGRECTNFEVLTVLALKYFSLVSADIVVVEVGMGGRLDSTNVIVPEVSVINNIGMEHTEFLGDSIQKIALEKAGIMKPGVPCVTMNPDEVYRTLEGHAAEVGCPLRRVMQEDVEVMASWPDCVDMVYKGESYTVALPGRHQARNASLAIEAVMALPEYEDRISEHLSEGLETVSWPCRMQKLLAEPIILDVTHTMNGARCLHSDVSEIYGKVVLVLAMLSDKDIEGVSMELAPIAEKVYVAAPRSPRAASPERVADIMSGYHEVDGVFPTVDDALDAALEERDDMNVLVTGSFRTAEDALRWLQSRYARS